The Desulfomonile tiedjei genome includes a region encoding these proteins:
- a CDS encoding transposase, which yields MTVKTPTLTMYRGKLPHWRMDGSTYFVTWRLAASQSSLEYEERTIVADAIKHFAGERYDLLAYVVMDDHVHVVVAPVQGFSLQKILHSWKSFTASCLQKDFRRVGAVWQDEYFDRIVRDQKELMEKLNYILDNPARKWPELEEYMWVGHGGSL from the coding sequence ATGACCGTGAAAACTCCGACCCTCACCATGTACCGCGGGAAGCTCCCCCACTGGCGAATGGATGGTTCCACCTATTTTGTCACTTGGCGTTTGGCTGCTTCGCAGTCATCCCTAGAATACGAAGAAAGAACCATTGTAGCAGATGCGATTAAGCACTTCGCTGGAGAGCGATACGATTTGTTGGCCTACGTTGTGATGGATGATCACGTACATGTCGTCGTAGCCCCTGTCCAAGGATTTTCGCTACAGAAAATCCTCCATAGCTGGAAATCATTTACAGCCAGTTGCCTGCAAAAAGATTTCCGAAGAGTCGGAGCCGTCTGGCAGGATGAATACTTCGATCGGATTGTCCGAGACCAAAAAGAACTGATGGAGAAGCTCAATTATATTCTGGATAACCCGGCTAGAAAGTGGCCGGAACTTGAGGAATATATGTGGGTTGGGCATGGTGGCTCCTTGTGA
- a CDS encoding gamma carbonic anhydrase family protein, whose translation MIYEYKGIRPRIGNNVFLAPGVIVLGDVEIGEDSNLWFYTVVRGDVYPITIGKAVNIQDHCMLHVTGGRFPLNLGDRVIVGHRAALHGCTIQPDALIGIGALVLDGAVVEQGAVVAAGAVVSPGTIIPANKVAIGVPARAVRETTDEDKEYHKANSRRYQEYARNFHSITSLVEG comes from the coding sequence ATGATCTACGAGTACAAGGGCATCAGGCCCAGGATAGGAAACAACGTCTTTTTGGCGCCAGGTGTGATCGTCCTCGGGGATGTGGAAATCGGGGAGGACAGTAATCTGTGGTTTTACACGGTGGTTCGCGGGGATGTGTACCCGATAACCATCGGCAAGGCCGTCAACATTCAGGACCACTGCATGCTCCATGTGACAGGGGGAAGGTTCCCCTTGAACCTCGGGGACCGCGTAATAGTGGGACATCGAGCGGCCCTGCACGGCTGCACCATCCAGCCCGACGCGTTGATCGGCATCGGCGCGCTGGTGCTCGACGGGGCCGTGGTGGAACAAGGCGCTGTCGTGGCCGCTGGAGCCGTGGTCTCGCCCGGCACCATAATCCCTGCCAATAAGGTCGCGATCGGAGTCCCTGCGCGCGCTGTCCGGGAAACCACCGATGAAGATAAGGAATACCACAAGGCCAATTCCCGCAGGTACCAGGAATACGCGCGAAACTTCCACAGCATCACTTCCCTGGTCGAAGGTTAG